Proteins from one Hydrogenophaga sp. SL48 genomic window:
- a CDS encoding DUF4844 domain-containing protein, with amino-acid sequence MSTPDRQQALARFIAKKKFVEEAGYPGATNEPDRLRYEAMVNDLARSLGELAPADQTKPVVLEMFKPTMEAFENADSEERDRFLLYLKELMVIFGIDSSDGVLNKWRYGFDPNDSMDVINANALVAMTVAERELLKRLEGMTAANAGELLRSVLGQPATDTNLIKMWFLTPDASSAMGLTMQGGAVAFVWMAKGRFMYSRRL; translated from the coding sequence ATGAGCACCCCTGACCGACAACAGGCGCTTGCCCGGTTCATTGCGAAAAAGAAGTTCGTTGAGGAGGCTGGCTACCCCGGCGCCACCAACGAACCAGACCGGCTCCGGTATGAAGCGATGGTGAACGACCTCGCGCGCTCTTTGGGTGAACTCGCGCCAGCCGACCAGACAAAGCCAGTGGTGCTGGAGATGTTTAAACCCACGATGGAGGCGTTTGAGAACGCTGACAGCGAAGAGCGGGATCGCTTCCTGTTGTATCTCAAAGAGTTGATGGTCATCTTCGGCATCGACAGCTCGGACGGTGTCCTCAACAAGTGGCGTTATGGCTTCGACCCGAACGACAGCATGGATGTGATCAACGCTAATGCATTGGTGGCCATGACGGTCGCTGAGCGCGAACTGTTGAAGCGTCTTGAGGGCATGACGGCCGCGAACGCCGGCGAGTTGCTGCGTTCGGTTCTTGGCCAACCAGCCACCGACACCAACTTGATCAAGATGTGGTTCCTGACACCGGACGCGAGTTCTGCGATGGGTCTGACGATGCAGGGAGGTGCCGTCGCGTTCGTCTGGATGGCGAAGGGCCGTTTCATGTACTCGCGAAGACTGTGA
- a CDS encoding NIPSNAP family protein has protein sequence MPITCFIRYQIDPFQREAFRRYAEAWGRIIPRCGGELLGYFLPHEGSNDIAWGLIGFDSLAAYERYRAVLRSDAEGRANFEMAQAQRFILREERSWLEDVPGTRHQPRQVAP, from the coding sequence ATGCCCATCACTTGCTTCATCCGCTACCAAATCGACCCCTTTCAGCGCGAAGCCTTCCGCCGCTACGCCGAGGCCTGGGGCCGCATCATTCCCCGCTGCGGCGGCGAGCTGCTCGGCTACTTTTTGCCGCACGAAGGCAGCAACGACATCGCCTGGGGCCTGATCGGCTTCGACAGCCTCGCCGCCTACGAACGCTACCGCGCCGTGCTGCGCAGCGACGCCGAAGGCCGCGCCAACTTCGAGATGGCGCAGGCGCAGCGCTTCATCCTGCGCGAAGAACGCAGCTGGCTCGAAGACGTGCCCGGCACGCGCCACCAGCCCCGGCAGGTGGCGCCGTGA
- a CDS encoding antibiotic biosynthesis monooxygenase family protein — translation MIAVILEVDAFEGAGPRYLDIAAALLPELQATDGFLSVERFESLARSDRYLSLSFWRDEAAVRAWRGHAHHRAAQQAGRTDMFAGYRLRVTVTEVLSDYGLHDRAQAPEDSRAALR, via the coding sequence GTGATCGCGGTCATCCTGGAGGTCGATGCATTCGAAGGCGCCGGGCCGCGTTACCTCGACATCGCGGCGGCCCTGCTGCCCGAGCTGCAGGCCACCGACGGGTTCCTCTCGGTGGAGCGCTTTGAAAGCCTGGCCCGGTCGGATCGCTACCTGTCGCTGAGCTTCTGGCGCGACGAAGCGGCCGTGCGCGCGTGGCGCGGCCACGCACACCACCGCGCCGCGCAGCAAGCAGGGCGGACGGACATGTTCGCGGGGTACCGCCTGCGCGTGACCGTGACCGAGGTACTGAGTGACTACGGCTTGCATGACCGTGCGCAGGCGCCCGAAGACTCGCGGGCTGCGCTACGCTGA
- a CDS encoding ArsR/SmtB family transcription factor yields MTSTPHEPRLARVAAMVADPARSRMLAYLLSGECASASELAKAASVSPATASGHLAQLLEARFVVCEPRGRHRYYRLADADVAHALEALAVVAERGEHDSEWSSPERARLRYARCCYGHLAGRLGIRLFDGLMAVDGLQPVSTGYTLTDSGRAWCQRLGFEPPQPGKKRRFAYPCLDWSERRDHLAGQLADQLYLHLVAQGWVRRGAGRDVAVTPLGHRSLIPLLGREG; encoded by the coding sequence ATGACCAGCACCCCGCACGAACCCCGCCTTGCCCGCGTGGCCGCCATGGTGGCCGACCCGGCGCGCTCGCGCATGCTGGCCTATCTGCTCAGCGGCGAATGCGCCAGCGCCAGCGAGCTGGCCAAGGCCGCGTCCGTCTCACCCGCCACCGCCAGCGGCCACCTGGCACAGTTGCTCGAAGCCCGCTTCGTGGTCTGCGAACCGCGCGGGCGCCACCGCTACTACCGGCTGGCCGACGCCGACGTGGCGCACGCGCTGGAAGCCCTGGCCGTGGTGGCCGAGCGCGGCGAGCACGACAGCGAGTGGTCATCACCCGAGCGGGCGCGCCTGCGCTACGCGCGCTGCTGTTACGGGCACCTGGCGGGGCGGCTGGGCATCCGGTTGTTTGACGGCCTGATGGCGGTGGACGGGCTGCAACCGGTGAGCACGGGTTACACGCTCACCGACAGCGGCCGCGCGTGGTGCCAGCGCCTGGGCTTCGAGCCGCCTCAGCCCGGCAAGAAAAGGCGCTTCGCCTACCCGTGCCTCGACTGGTCCGAGCGGCGCGATCACCTCGCGGGGCAACTGGCCGATCAGCTGTACCTGCACCTGGTGGCGCAGGGTTGGGTGCGGCGTGGGGCGGGGCGGGATGTGGCGGTGACGCCGCTGGGTCACAGGTCCTTGATACCGCTGCTGGGACGAGAAGGCTGA
- a CDS encoding aromatic ring-hydroxylating dioxygenase subunit alpha, translating to MTARCIPIQPARTADTSPFPLDQWYVAGFSSELTDKPIARTFLNHKVVLFRTGDGQFAALEDRCCHRSLPLSCGTVEGGGVRCGYHGMLYAPSGQCIEIPGQERIPAKARVKAYAVVEKNHILWIWMPKVDGTAPTTSAPDYPHHDDPRYKFGSGNYHYNAPWQLIHDNLLDLSHLGYVHLKTIGGNARLHMNAEMKVSAEGDHVRVVRLMPDSAPPPTYKAAWPFGDKCERWQEIEFHLSHLRIWTGAVEPGTDAIDDPDRGGFHMRGFHGITPETDATCHYFWSMSSNKHPDMPENIDEVIRQTAFTFDEDRVVIEAQYKNMLEFGEQATWTDIHVDVGANRARRIVSRLLEQQHVERMAEA from the coding sequence ATGACCGCCCGTTGCATCCCCATCCAGCCCGCCAGAACAGCCGACACCAGCCCCTTCCCGCTCGACCAGTGGTACGTGGCCGGGTTCTCGTCTGAGCTCACCGACAAACCCATCGCACGCACCTTCCTGAACCACAAGGTGGTGTTGTTCCGCACGGGCGACGGGCAGTTTGCGGCCCTGGAAGACCGTTGCTGCCACCGTTCGTTGCCGCTCTCATGCGGCACGGTGGAAGGCGGCGGCGTGCGTTGTGGGTACCACGGCATGTTGTACGCACCCAGCGGCCAATGCATTGAAATCCCCGGCCAGGAGCGCATCCCCGCCAAGGCCAGGGTCAAGGCGTATGCGGTGGTCGAGAAAAACCACATCCTCTGGATCTGGATGCCCAAGGTCGACGGCACCGCGCCGACCACCAGCGCACCCGACTACCCGCACCACGACGACCCGCGCTACAAGTTCGGCAGCGGCAACTACCACTACAACGCCCCGTGGCAACTCATCCACGACAACCTGCTGGACCTCAGCCACCTCGGGTACGTGCACCTGAAGACGATCGGGGGCAACGCGCGCCTGCACATGAATGCCGAGATGAAGGTTTCCGCAGAGGGGGATCACGTGCGTGTCGTGCGCCTGATGCCGGATTCCGCACCGCCTCCCACCTACAAGGCGGCCTGGCCCTTCGGTGACAAATGCGAGCGCTGGCAGGAGATCGAATTCCACCTGTCGCACCTCCGCATCTGGACCGGCGCGGTCGAGCCTGGCACCGACGCCATCGACGACCCGGATCGGGGCGGCTTCCACATGCGCGGCTTCCACGGCATCACACCCGAGACCGACGCGACCTGTCACTACTTCTGGAGCATGTCCAGCAACAAGCACCCCGACATGCCGGAGAACATCGACGAAGTGATCAGGCAGACGGCCTTCACCTTCGACGAAGACCGCGTGGTGATCGAGGCCCAGTACAAGAACATGCTTGAATTTGGGGAACAGGCGACCTGGACCGACATCCACGTCGACGTGGGTGCCAACCGCGCCCGGCGCATCGTTTCGCGACTGCTCGAACAGCAACACGTGGAAAGAATGGCAGAAGCCTGA
- a CDS encoding PDR/VanB family oxidoreductase produces the protein MNELTVRITQRKEEADGICSFELVADSAAALPAFTAGAHIDVHVAPGLVRQYSLCNDPAETGRYRIAVLREPASRGGSAGMHERVRVGDRLQVSAPRNHFPLAPATRSLLLAGGIGVTPILAMATTLHRAGSAFEMHYCGRSRHRMAFVDELARSAFAAQVQVHADDGAPEQRLDAEQLLSQPDADTHLYVCGPSGFMDHVLDTARRLGWPESRLHREYFAGTVTASENDAAFDVRVASSGLVLRVPSDQRVIDVLAAHGVEVPVSCESGVCGTCLTRVLEGTPDHRDSFLTDSERQANDQFTPCCSRACSPLLVLDL, from the coding sequence ATGAATGAATTGACGGTTCGGATAACGCAACGCAAGGAGGAGGCAGACGGCATCTGCAGCTTCGAGCTGGTGGCCGATTCAGCGGCGGCCTTGCCGGCGTTCACGGCGGGCGCGCACATCGACGTGCACGTGGCCCCCGGGCTGGTTCGCCAGTATTCGCTGTGCAACGACCCCGCTGAAACGGGCCGCTACCGCATCGCGGTGCTGCGCGAACCCGCGTCGCGGGGCGGCTCGGCCGGCATGCACGAACGGGTGCGCGTGGGGGATCGGCTCCAGGTGAGCGCACCCAGGAACCACTTCCCCCTCGCACCGGCCACGCGCAGCCTGCTGCTGGCGGGTGGCATCGGCGTCACGCCCATTCTGGCGATGGCGACCACCCTGCACCGGGCCGGCAGCGCGTTCGAGATGCACTACTGCGGCCGCTCACGCCACCGCATGGCCTTTGTGGACGAACTCGCACGGTCGGCGTTTGCCGCGCAGGTGCAGGTGCATGCCGACGATGGCGCCCCCGAGCAGCGGCTGGACGCTGAACAGTTGCTGTCACAGCCCGATGCTGACACTCATTTGTACGTGTGCGGACCATCAGGCTTCATGGACCATGTGCTCGACACCGCCCGCAGGCTGGGCTGGCCCGAGTCTCGGCTGCACCGGGAGTACTTCGCCGGCACGGTGACCGCCTCGGAAAACGACGCGGCGTTCGACGTGCGCGTGGCCAGCAGTGGCCTGGTGCTCCGGGTGCCGTCCGACCAGCGGGTCATCGACGTGCTGGCGGCCCATGGGGTGGAGGTGCCGGTGTCCTGCGAGTCCGGGGTGTGTGGCACCTGCCTGACGCGCGTGCTCGAAGGCACGCCCGACCACCGGGACAGCTTTCTGACCGACAGCGAACGCCAGGCCAACGACCAGTTCACGCCTTGTTGCTCCAGGGCCTGTTCACCGCTGCTGGTGCTCGACCTCTGA
- a CDS encoding MarR family winged helix-turn-helix transcriptional regulator — protein MNTRKTTPPSKATNAVDVDNASADTVNLDRYAPAYLTWIANKLSRGASQHYLNIFDVGIETWRCLVLLAIDGSISAQKVSRIVGMDKGSVSRCFKGMQEKGLIRTELDETDGRFRIAVLTPKGRELHDQIKGVAMERERAFLSVLNKKEVDVLLGLLRRLHENLPAVETATQDYLQVHFPQAVAKRRPPSDD, from the coding sequence ATGAACACCCGCAAAACCACCCCTCCCTCCAAGGCCACCAATGCGGTCGATGTCGACAACGCGTCGGCCGACACCGTCAACCTGGATCGGTACGCCCCGGCCTACCTGACCTGGATCGCCAACAAGCTGTCGCGCGGTGCCTCACAGCACTACCTGAACATCTTTGACGTGGGGATCGAGACCTGGCGCTGCCTGGTGCTGCTGGCCATCGATGGTTCGATCTCGGCGCAGAAGGTGTCGCGCATCGTGGGCATGGACAAAGGGTCGGTCAGCCGCTGCTTCAAGGGCATGCAGGAAAAGGGGCTGATCCGCACCGAACTCGACGAAACGGACGGGCGCTTTCGCATCGCCGTGCTCACGCCCAAGGGCAGGGAGCTGCACGACCAGATCAAGGGCGTGGCGATGGAGCGGGAGCGTGCCTTCCTCTCGGTGCTCAACAAGAAAGAAGTGGATGTGCTGCTCGGCCTGTTGCGCCGCCTGCACGAAAACCTTCCGGCCGTGGAGACGGCCACGCAGGACTACCTGCAGGTCCATTTCCCCCAGGCCGTCGCCAAGCGACGGCCGCCCTCAGACGACTGA